From Ignavibacterium sp.:
CTTTTATTCCGGTGAGTTTTGAGAAGAATGTAAGATATTTTGTGAACGGTTGATATTTCACTTCTTCAACACGAACCGGGACGCCTTCTTCTTTTCTTATTTCATCCATACTTTTTGATTCCGGTTTATCATCACCACAGGAAACAATAAGAAGCGAAACAATTGTGATGAAAAAAATTAAAGCTGTGTTTTGAATTATTGATTTCATTTAATTATTACTCCTGAATTCTTAAACTTATTCTGTTTCGTACTTTAATAAATATTCCTGGTTAGTTCTTCCAAGAAGTTGATCCATTTCAAATTTTGTAACAAGATAACTGTGAACAGATTGAATATAATTTGTTCGCGCTTGTTTCAAAGCAATATCAGCATTCTGAATTTCTAATTGGCTTCCCGTTCCTTCTTTATATCTTACTTTTGCAATTTCGTAAGCGCGCTCTGCAACTTTAACATTTTTGTTCTGAGCATCAACAAGTGTCTGAACCCGTTTTAACTCGCTGTACTTTGCTCTTACCTGCGTTACAAGAAAATCTTTGTAAAGATTCATCTGTTCTTCGGTTTGCTTGTAAGTAATTGTTGATTGCTCAACACGGTTTTTTGTTCTGTTACCTTTCCAAAGATTGATTGAAAAACTTAAACCAACCGTAAGAGAGGAATAATTCTGAAAATTCCATTTATCAGATGAGCCAGCATAAGAATAACTTCCGAATGCTGCAATGTTTGGCCAATACTCAGAAACATCAATCTGAACGAATGCTTCATCAACTTGTTTTTTCAGATCAAGACTTTTCAAACCAAAATTTGATTGAAGCGCTTCTGAAATCAAATCAAATTCATCAGGAAGTTCTTCGGGTGTATAAACAATTTCTCCTGTTATATCAATTGGTTCTTCCTGTGGAATACCAAGTAAAACTTTCAAACCATCTTTTGCACTCTTCAAAGTGTTTTCCATTTGTAAAACAAGAGGACGAATATTTTCAACCTGAACTTCTGCCTGAAGCATATCAAATTCAGATACAAGTCCCTGGTCAAATAGTGCTTTAACATTTCTGAGATTATCCTGCGCATTCAGAAAACTTGCGTTGGTTATTTCATAGAGTTGTTTTGCGAGTAACACACCATAAAAAGTTGTCTGAACTGATAAAACAGTTTTTGAAATTGTATTATTCAATTCTGCTTTTGATAAATTATAATAAATTCTTGAAGCACCAATTCCACGAAACACAGTTGAGCTGAACAGAGTTTGAGTAAGAAGCAGTTGTGCTTCATAGTTATTTGATTGCGCAAATGATTGAAGTTGTGTTTCAACCGGAACGAATTTGTTGTTATCTCTCGGAATAACATTTTCGTCAAATAATATTGAGTAGGTTGCGTTTTTTAATAAAGCTCCGAAATCCGGGAAAGGCATTTTGGGTTTGCGCAAAAAGTGAGTGAATGTTCCATTTAAATCAAGACTTGGAAGCGCATATCCAAATGCTTCATCAACAGCAGCACCAGCTTTTTCAACGGTCATTTTTGCCAGCTTGATATCACGATTGTTTTCAAGAGCGATGTTAATTGCATCGTCGAGATTTAATATCCTGTTTTGGGAAAATGATGGAGAGATAAACAGAATGAGTCCAAGTAAATTAAAGATCAGTTTATTTTTCATTAGAGACCCGTGATTGTTCAATAGATGAAGAAATTTTGATTATAAAAATAGTAACGGAGTTGTTAAGTGGTTGTTAAAAATTCACAAGCGGTAAAATGCTGTGAGGAACAGCAAAATTTTTGTTCGTAATAAAAATCAAGCCCATCGACAGATGGGCTTTTGAATAAGGTGAAGAGGAGAGATATTTTTATCATTTACTCAATCTCAATCAAAATCTGTCCATCAAAATCTCTTTCGTGATGTTTTTTGAAAAGCTCTTTGTATTTATTTACTAATTCCTTTGGCAAATCTTGACCATTAACAGATATTTTATCGTCATTCATCTTGAATCTTAACTCTGAATCAATCGAATCAAGGTATCCGTCTTTAACAAGTTCTTCCTTTAATTCATTTACAAAAGACTTTGTTTTCTTGTGTTCAGCTGCATTCTTCTTCAATTCGATAATTTCAATGTTTCTTTTCTTTAAATCTCT
This genomic window contains:
- a CDS encoding TolC family protein, translated to MKNKLIFNLLGLILFISPSFSQNRILNLDDAINIALENNRDIKLAKMTVEKAGAAVDEAFGYALPSLDLNGTFTHFLRKPKMPFPDFGALLKNATYSILFDENVIPRDNNKFVPVETQLQSFAQSNNYEAQLLLTQTLFSSTVFRGIGASRIYYNLSKAELNNTISKTVLSVQTTFYGVLLAKQLYEITNASFLNAQDNLRNVKALFDQGLVSEFDMLQAEVQVENIRPLVLQMENTLKSAKDGLKVLLGIPQEEPIDITGEIVYTPEELPDEFDLISEALQSNFGLKSLDLKKQVDEAFVQIDVSEYWPNIAAFGSYSYAGSSDKWNFQNYSSLTVGLSFSINLWKGNRTKNRVEQSTITYKQTEEQMNLYKDFLVTQVRAKYSELKRVQTLVDAQNKNVKVAERAYEIAKVRYKEGTGSQLEIQNADIALKQARTNYIQSVHSYLVTKFEMDQLLGRTNQEYLLKYETE